One stretch of Pedobacter riviphilus DNA includes these proteins:
- a CDS encoding M16 family metallopeptidase, giving the protein MVDFNRFTLANGLKVLVHEDATTPMAVLNILYDVGARDEDPEKTGFAHLFEHLMFGGSINIPNYDEPLQRVGGENNAFTSNDITNYYITLPAENIETAFWLESDRMLSLAFSDKSLETQRNVVSEEFKQRYLNQPYGDVWLKLRPLAYKKHSYRWATIGKELSHIENATMDDVKAFFKKHYTPQNAILVVGGNVKTEEVKKLAEKWFEPIPAGEKYNRDLVQEEPQTEARQETVRANVPLNAIYMAFKMPGRLNQDYYAFDLLSDILSRGQSSRLYNSLLKEQKLFSDINAYISSSLDPGLFIVEGKLVEGVTIETAEKAIWVELEKLKAELVSETELTKVKNKVESVLVFSEMSLLDKAMNLAYYELLGDAAILNRETEEFLKVGAADIKRISNETFNHKSSSTLYYLTEENA; this is encoded by the coding sequence ATGGTAGATTTTAATCGTTTTACACTGGCCAATGGCTTAAAAGTTTTAGTGCATGAAGATGCTACGACGCCAATGGCTGTTTTAAATATTTTATATGATGTGGGTGCTCGTGATGAGGACCCTGAAAAAACGGGTTTTGCGCACTTATTTGAGCACCTGATGTTCGGCGGATCGATAAACATCCCCAATTATGACGAACCTTTGCAACGCGTAGGAGGTGAGAATAATGCTTTTACAAGTAACGATATTACTAATTATTATATCACTTTGCCTGCTGAAAATATAGAAACGGCATTTTGGCTGGAGAGCGACCGGATGTTGAGCCTGGCTTTTTCTGACAAGAGTTTAGAAACACAGCGAAACGTAGTGAGTGAAGAATTTAAGCAACGTTATCTGAACCAGCCTTATGGCGATGTTTGGTTAAAGTTACGTCCACTGGCATATAAAAAGCATTCTTACCGCTGGGCAACTATAGGGAAAGAACTTTCGCACATCGAAAATGCAACAATGGATGATGTAAAAGCATTCTTCAAAAAACATTATACCCCACAAAATGCAATTTTGGTAGTAGGTGGCAATGTGAAAACCGAAGAGGTAAAAAAGCTGGCCGAAAAATGGTTCGAACCGATCCCGGCGGGAGAGAAGTACAACCGTGATTTAGTTCAGGAAGAACCGCAAACAGAAGCCAGACAAGAAACTGTGAGGGCAAACGTGCCTTTAAATGCGATTTATATGGCTTTTAAAATGCCGGGACGATTAAATCAGGATTATTATGCCTTTGATTTATTATCGGATATTTTATCTCGTGGACAGTCTTCGCGTTTGTACAATAGCCTGTTAAAAGAACAAAAACTTTTTAGTGATATCAACGCCTATATTTCGAGCAGTTTAGATCCGGGTTTGTTTATTGTTGAAGGTAAATTGGTAGAAGGTGTAACAATCGAAACGGCAGAAAAGGCAATCTGGGTTGAACTGGAAAAATTAAAGGCCGAACTGGTTTCTGAAACTGAATTAACCAAAGTAAAAAACAAGGTAGAATCGGTACTTGTTTTTTCTGAGATGAGCCTGCTTGATAAAGCAATGAATCTGGCTTATTACGAACTGTTGGGCGATGCTGCTATATTGAACCGGGAAACCGAAGAATTTTTAAAAGTAGGGGCAGCAGATATCAAAAGGATATCTAACGAAACTTTTAACCATAAATCATCATCTACTTTATATTACCTAACTGAAGAAAATGCTTAA
- a CDS encoding CofH family radical SAM protein produces the protein MNTADLLQRALHFDFLSLEEGVHLYHNADTASLMFVANELRKIQVPSGKVTWQIDRNVNTTNVCIANCKFCNFFRRPGHDESYITDIETYKVKIEETFRLGGDQLLLQGGHHPDLGLAFYADLFRKLKELYPDLKLHALGPPEIAHVAKLEGMTHTEVLKALKEAGMDSLPGAGAEILNDRVRRLISKGKCGGQEWLDVMRACHQLDITTSATMMFGHVETIEERFEHLVWIRQVQSEKPADANGFLAFIPWPFQDDGTLLKRLRGISNNVTADEYIRMIALSRIMLPNIKNIQASWLTVGKTTAQLCLHAGANDFGSIMIEENVVSAAGAPHRFTANGIQQSIKAAGFEPQLRGQKYNYRDLPEHLEEQVITY, from the coding sequence ATGAATACAGCCGATTTACTGCAACGGGCATTACATTTTGATTTTTTAAGCCTCGAAGAAGGTGTACATTTATATCACAATGCAGATACTGCATCTTTAATGTTTGTAGCCAATGAGCTAAGAAAAATTCAAGTACCCAGTGGAAAAGTAACCTGGCAGATCGACCGTAATGTAAACACCACTAATGTTTGTATTGCCAACTGTAAATTCTGTAATTTCTTTCGCAGGCCTGGGCATGATGAAAGTTATATTACTGATATCGAAACCTATAAGGTAAAGATTGAAGAGACTTTCCGCTTAGGAGGAGATCAATTATTATTGCAGGGTGGGCACCACCCCGATTTAGGTTTAGCGTTTTATGCTGACTTATTCAGAAAATTAAAAGAATTATATCCTGATTTAAAACTTCACGCCTTAGGACCGCCAGAAATTGCACACGTAGCAAAACTGGAGGGCATGACGCATACCGAGGTATTAAAAGCATTAAAAGAAGCAGGTATGGATTCTTTACCAGGTGCTGGTGCGGAAATTTTAAACGATCGTGTGAGGCGCTTAATCTCGAAAGGTAAATGTGGCGGACAAGAATGGCTTGATGTAATGCGCGCATGCCATCAATTAGACATCACTACTTCGGCTACGATGATGTTTGGCCATGTTGAAACTATAGAAGAACGTTTTGAACATCTGGTTTGGATCCGCCAGGTACAGAGTGAAAAACCTGCCGATGCAAACGGATTTTTAGCCTTTATCCCTTGGCCTTTCCAGGATGACGGTACTTTATTAAAGAGATTGCGTGGAATTAGCAACAATGTAACAGCTGATGAATATATCCGTATGATTGCGTTGAGCCGTATCATGTTGCCAAACATCAAAAATATCCAGGCCAGTTGGTTAACTGTTGGAAAAACTACGGCCCAATTGTGTTTACATGCTGGAGCAAATGATTTTGGATCGATTATGATTGAAGAAAATGTAGTTTCAGCTGCAGGTGCGCCACACCGTTTTACAGCAAACGGCATTCAGCAATCTATTAAAGCCGCAGGCTTTGAACCCCAGTTACGCGGACAAAAATATAACTATAGAGATTTGCCTGAACATTTAGAAGAGCAGGTGATCACCTATTAA
- a CDS encoding ferritin-like domain-containing protein codes for MNIVNILEEIEKVDGEIYERLNPRRAAMKSFFNMGKKISLAAMPLALGSMFQKAYGQTALPAAVVDVLNFALSLEYLEYHFYNHCIVGKTPGSAVTDVTFNFPNAASQAAITTIRDHEKAHVDLLVGALGSSARAPIAYADTDFRAGGAFATVYSDYNTFLAVAQGFEDTGVRAYKGQAGNLLVSPGVLQTALQIHSVEARHASHIRQMRTAAGTTVYKPWVSLGASGQANDSGVAAVDAVYAGEDLTVQAGANIVGIGGNAGITKAVAVESFDEPLDKASVITIANLFLRDGKKL; via the coding sequence ATGAATATCGTAAATATATTAGAAGAAATTGAAAAAGTTGACGGTGAAATCTATGAGAGATTAAATCCGAGAAGAGCCGCTATGAAAAGCTTTTTCAATATGGGCAAAAAAATCTCTTTGGCTGCTATGCCGCTAGCCCTAGGTTCAATGTTTCAAAAAGCGTACGGACAAACAGCTTTACCTGCTGCAGTTGTTGATGTATTAAACTTTGCTTTATCGCTAGAGTATTTGGAATACCATTTTTATAATCACTGTATTGTAGGCAAAACTCCGGGATCAGCAGTAACTGATGTGACTTTTAATTTTCCAAATGCAGCCAGCCAAGCTGCCATTACTACCATTCGCGATCACGAAAAAGCACACGTTGATTTATTGGTAGGTGCTCTGGGTAGTTCTGCCCGCGCACCAATTGCTTATGCCGACACAGATTTTAGAGCAGGTGGGGCATTTGCTACCGTATATTCTGATTATAATACCTTTTTAGCGGTAGCCCAGGGTTTTGAAGATACAGGAGTAAGGGCATATAAGGGGCAGGCAGGAAACCTATTGGTTAGCCCAGGTGTGTTACAAACAGCTTTGCAGATCCACTCGGTAGAAGCACGCCATGCATCTCATATTCGTCAAATGCGGACTGCTGCAGGTACAACAGTATATAAACCATGGGTTAGCCTTGGTGCTTCTGGACAGGCAAACGACTCAGGTGTTGCAGCTGTTGATGCTGTTTATGCCGGTGAGGATTTAACCGTACAAGCTGGTGCAAACATTGTGGGTATTGGTGGTAATGCAGGTATTACCAAAGCTGTAGCGGTAGAAAGTTTTGATGAGCCTTTAGATAAAGCCAGCGTAATTACCATCGCAAACTTATTTTTAAGAGACGGTAAAAAACTATAA
- a CDS encoding ferritin-like domain-containing protein, which translates to MKHNELETKNELQEKSLFDKTVGRRSFLQYAGAGAAGIALVAAGCKKDRGYENPTMNGGVTLDFKDDFGVLNYAYALEQLEAAFYVKVASAPPAAFTTAQKAYFQDIQFHEIAHREFFKAALGTAAIGSLEVDFSSIDFTSASSVLGAAMAFEDLGVSAYNGAGPRIKNGTYLLLAGKIVSVEARHAAYVRDLISNGSFADLNSLASLGANNSAGLDAALTPDKVLTAAQKYIKTKINVINL; encoded by the coding sequence ATGAAACACAATGAACTAGAAACAAAAAATGAACTTCAGGAAAAAAGTTTATTTGACAAAACTGTAGGCAGAAGATCTTTTCTTCAGTATGCAGGTGCAGGCGCTGCAGGTATTGCCTTGGTAGCCGCCGGTTGTAAAAAAGATCGTGGTTACGAAAACCCAACAATGAATGGGGGAGTAACTTTAGATTTTAAAGATGATTTTGGTGTATTAAATTATGCTTATGCTTTAGAACAGTTAGAAGCAGCGTTTTATGTTAAGGTTGCTTCAGCACCTCCTGCAGCTTTCACCACAGCACAAAAAGCATATTTTCAGGATATCCAGTTTCATGAAATTGCCCACAGGGAGTTTTTTAAAGCTGCTTTAGGTACAGCTGCAATTGGAAGTTTAGAGGTAGATTTTTCATCAATTGATTTTACCAGCGCAAGTAGTGTATTAGGTGCTGCTATGGCTTTTGAAGATTTAGGCGTTTCTGCTTATAACGGAGCAGGGCCAAGAATTAAAAACGGAACTTATTTATTATTAGCCGGTAAAATTGTTTCAGTTGAAGCCCGTCATGCTGCCTATGTTCGTGATTTAATTTCAAACGGATCATTTGCAGACCTTAATAGTCTTGCTTCATTGGGAGCCAATAACTCAGCTGGATTAGATGCTGCTTTAACACCAGATAAGGTTTTGACTGCTGCTCAGAAATACATCAAAACTAAAATTAATGTAATCAATCTTTAA
- a CDS encoding LytR/AlgR family response regulator transcription factor, producing MTTLKAIIVDDEEFARSSLFFLLQQNCAQVEITGIARSVAEAKDILAHHPIDLIFLDIAMPGGNGFELIPDAQKHNAAVIFTTAYDQYALKAIKANALDYLLKPIDIDELKIAVDKVFQHIKRFRGQNENDERINNLASSLSSRSEIRKLTLPYGQGFKMIDIDDIIYIEADSNYSIVHLNNHDKITVSKVLREFEELLPGDQFVRIHKSSIINLNHLKEYNSKNGLQVFLKNGESINISRRRASDFFEKIKLFTKANSDH from the coding sequence ATGACAACATTAAAAGCCATTATTGTTGATGATGAGGAGTTTGCCCGGTCATCATTGTTTTTTTTACTGCAACAGAACTGTGCACAGGTAGAAATTACTGGTATTGCAAGATCTGTAGCGGAGGCAAAAGATATTCTGGCACACCATCCTATTGATTTAATCTTTCTGGACATAGCCATGCCCGGAGGCAATGGCTTTGAACTGATTCCTGATGCACAAAAACACAATGCAGCCGTTATATTTACCACTGCTTACGATCAATATGCATTAAAAGCGATTAAGGCAAATGCATTGGATTATTTGTTAAAGCCAATTGATATTGATGAACTTAAAATAGCTGTGGATAAGGTTTTTCAGCACATTAAACGCTTTAGAGGTCAGAATGAAAACGACGAAAGAATCAATAATCTGGCATCCAGTTTAAGCTCGAGATCAGAAATAAGGAAACTTACACTCCCTTATGGCCAGGGTTTTAAAATGATTGATATTGATGATATTATTTATATTGAAGCAGATAGCAATTATTCTATTGTACACTTAAACAACCATGATAAAATAACGGTTTCGAAAGTTTTACGGGAATTTGAAGAGCTTTTACCAGGCGATCAATTTGTTCGGATCCACAAGTCGAGCATTATCAACCTTAACCATTTAAAAGAATATAATTCTAAAAACGGACTTCAGGTTTTCTTAAAAAATGGAGAAAGCATTAATATTTCGAGAAGAAGAGCAAGCGATTTTTTTGAAAAAATAAAGTTATTTACAAAGGCAAACAGTGACCATTAA
- a CDS encoding ligand-binding sensor domain-containing protein, whose protein sequence is MTIKRRIKALLFAQKAILRLNFGRVFIAFLFGIIVLGIPEILLAQTTYLPHYNTKSGLASNNCYYILQDKKGFIWIATDNGLSRFDGTNFQNFTIEDGLPDTQILQMKEDKEGRLWFFALNGQLSYLKEGKFYNQDNDELLKKLNFNTVIVSFLVDKSGRIWLGTNANLIVCWDGKTIKKYISPNLNDKFINAFIHEDEQGNIFAYSDLSVQKFNGKTFSVISSKVQPLSYMTAANSSHRSMFYLDSGGLKQYRHGSINDLIPIPQNLIKNMSGYFYYDVTTKEVWLSNANGAFALDKSGKTVQYLQDISVNQVIKDNNQNMWFATNQGIYMLPNANNRLSIIDAESGLSSNVIKSITKDGKNRLWLGTDDAVIDVLTINNYQVDEIGLDDFKKYKTIKQITFDPKDQSIYFASDYGMGVFKNIYNSSNEASYLKESNNSMFVIKHFSLSENNNHLALALSSGVVFLSDRRKKFEFNAAKYREKEDFFKDRSYHVFYDREGNLWFSNINGLSQFSKGKLIKHYENHPLLTKRINDIQQLTDGTLILATDGYGLIFYKNNQITRQITQKDGLTNNICTKIFVKNNEIWVLTNKGVNKIADYPSQPTVANFDYGKDLLSDDINSLFIDDSTAYFATNKGLILFKYNNKNIVRNLPKVYVTSIIKDNERLPVDQDNFTFETGNNTILFTFSAVDFTTSDITYRYRLNENSAWVETRTRRLDFSSLQSGDYVFEVSAKSQNGNWGESAKIAFTIKKHFWQSLWFLSILILLVAYIFYKVAVYITRKQKDKEQAQLLLKNKVLMLEQQALQAMMNPHFVFNVMNSIQHYINTQNTASANKVLTGFARLIRKNLEICTKSYISLEEELEYLNLYLKLEKNRFGNKLAYIFNVDEDIDKEETFIPSMLLQPYVENAIWHGIMPKETGGEIQINIKLKDKFYLNIEIIDDGIGIDNSLKDKKETHISKGMQLTKERLHLLGQIGAKPIHLNVRQNATNGTTVSISIPLK, encoded by the coding sequence GTGACCATTAAACGACGCATAAAAGCGCTTTTATTTGCCCAAAAAGCAATTCTGAGGTTAAACTTCGGCCGTGTTTTTATTGCTTTTTTATTCGGGATCATTGTACTTGGCATACCGGAAATACTGCTTGCCCAAACCACTTATCTCCCTCATTATAATACTAAAAGTGGGCTCGCCAGCAATAACTGTTATTACATTTTACAAGATAAAAAAGGTTTTATATGGATCGCCACCGATAATGGTTTGAGCCGTTTTGACGGGACAAATTTTCAGAATTTTACCATCGAAGACGGACTTCCAGATACCCAGATCCTTCAGATGAAAGAGGATAAAGAGGGCCGGTTGTGGTTTTTTGCCCTGAATGGTCAGCTGAGTTACTTAAAAGAAGGAAAGTTTTATAACCAGGATAATGATGAATTGCTTAAAAAACTAAACTTTAATACTGTAATTGTTTCCTTTTTAGTAGATAAATCGGGACGGATCTGGCTTGGAACAAACGCCAACCTGATTGTTTGCTGGGATGGTAAAACCATCAAAAAATACATTTCTCCAAATTTAAACGATAAGTTTATCAATGCCTTTATTCATGAGGATGAGCAAGGTAATATATTTGCATACAGCGACTTAAGCGTACAGAAATTTAATGGGAAAACTTTTTCCGTGATCAGTTCAAAAGTACAGCCCCTTTCTTACATGACTGCTGCGAACAGCAGCCACAGATCTATGTTTTACCTAGACAGTGGAGGATTAAAACAATATAGGCATGGAAGCATCAACGATCTCATCCCTATCCCTCAAAATCTGATCAAGAACATGTCGGGATATTTTTATTACGATGTTACAACCAAAGAAGTTTGGTTGTCTAATGCCAATGGAGCCTTTGCACTCGATAAAAGCGGAAAAACAGTGCAATATCTTCAGGATATTTCGGTTAATCAGGTCATCAAGGATAATAACCAGAATATGTGGTTTGCCACCAATCAGGGAATTTACATGCTCCCTAATGCGAATAACCGGTTATCGATTATTGATGCAGAATCTGGTCTGAGCAGCAATGTAATCAAAAGCATTACCAAAGATGGAAAAAATCGCCTGTGGCTGGGTACCGATGATGCAGTAATTGACGTATTAACCATCAACAATTATCAGGTTGATGAGATTGGGTTAGATGATTTTAAGAAATATAAAACCATTAAACAGATTACTTTCGACCCAAAAGACCAATCTATATATTTTGCATCCGATTATGGAATGGGTGTTTTCAAAAATATTTATAACAGCAGTAATGAAGCAAGTTATTTAAAGGAATCTAATAACTCGATGTTCGTAATTAAACACTTTAGCTTGAGTGAAAATAACAATCATCTTGCCTTAGCCTTATCGTCTGGCGTTGTTTTCTTATCAGACAGGAGAAAGAAATTTGAGTTTAACGCTGCAAAATACCGTGAAAAAGAAGATTTTTTTAAAGATAGATCTTACCATGTTTTTTATGACCGGGAAGGCAATTTGTGGTTTTCAAATATTAATGGACTTTCTCAATTTTCGAAAGGAAAATTAATTAAACACTACGAAAATCATCCTTTACTTACCAAAAGGATAAACGACATTCAGCAGCTTACCGATGGTACATTAATTTTAGCTACTGATGGCTATGGTTTAATTTTTTATAAGAACAATCAGATTACCCGGCAGATTACCCAAAAAGATGGCCTGACCAATAATATCTGTACCAAAATATTTGTAAAAAACAATGAAATATGGGTATTAACCAATAAAGGCGTTAATAAAATAGCCGATTATCCCAGTCAACCCACTGTAGCTAATTTCGACTATGGCAAAGATCTTTTAAGTGATGATATCAACAGTTTGTTCATTGATGATAGCACCGCTTATTTTGCAACAAATAAAGGCCTAATCTTATTTAAATACAATAATAAAAACATCGTTAGGAATCTTCCTAAAGTGTACGTTACTTCTATTATTAAAGACAACGAGCGCTTGCCTGTTGATCAAGACAATTTTACTTTCGAAACTGGTAACAACACCATTCTGTTTACCTTTAGTGCAGTCGATTTTACGACCAGCGATATTACCTATCGTTACCGTTTAAATGAAAATTCGGCCTGGGTAGAAACCCGTACGAGGCGATTGGATTTTTCTTCGCTACAATCAGGCGATTATGTCTTCGAAGTAAGCGCAAAAAGCCAAAATGGCAATTGGGGCGAATCTGCAAAAATCGCATTTACCATTAAAAAGCATTTTTGGCAAAGCCTATGGTTTTTATCTATTTTAATATTGTTAGTTGCCTATATCTTTTACAAGGTAGCCGTTTACATTACCCGCAAGCAAAAAGATAAGGAGCAAGCACAATTGTTATTAAAAAACAAAGTACTCATGCTGGAGCAGCAGGCTTTGCAGGCGATGATGAATCCACACTTTGTATTTAATGTGATGAACTCCATTCAGCATTACATAAATACACAGAATACGGCTTCTGCCAATAAAGTTTTAACGGGATTTGCCAGGTTGATCAGAAAAAACCTGGAAATCTGTACAAAGAGCTATATATCACTTGAAGAAGAACTAGAATACTTAAACCTGTATCTGAAACTGGAGAAGAACCGCTTTGGTAATAAATTAGCCTATATTTTTAATGTGGATGAAGATATCGACAAAGAAGAAACCTTTATCCCATCTATGTTGCTTCAACCCTATGTAGAAAATGCAATATGGCATGGCATTATGCCAAAAGAAACCGGTGGTGAAATTCAGATCAACATTAAACTGAAAGATAAATTCTATCTTAACATCGAAATTATTGATGATGGGATTGGAATAGACAACTCTTTAAAGGATAAAAAGGAAACACATATTAGTAAGGGGATGCAGCTAACCAAAGAAAGATTGCACCTTTTAGGTCAGATTGGAGCAAAACCTATACACTTAAATGTTAGGCAGAATGCCACAAATGGCACAACAGTATCCATTTCTATACCGTTAAAATAG
- the scpB gene encoding SMC-Scp complex subunit ScpB — translation MPNHNITRHIEALVFSSSQSIGTQEIILALNAVFNEEFTEAQVFESIEQIKEKYSHDDLSIELVFLNNGYQFLTKKDYHETVNQLQLHRSKKKLSQAAMETLAIIAYRQPITKLEIEQIRGVNSDYSVQRLLEKELISIDGKAETPGRPILYSTSTLFMDYFGLNNLNQLPQLKDIVKEENAVGENVE, via the coding sequence ATGCCCAATCACAACATCACCAGGCACATCGAAGCCCTTGTATTTTCTTCCAGCCAAAGCATAGGTACGCAAGAAATTATACTTGCCTTAAATGCAGTTTTCAATGAAGAATTTACCGAAGCACAGGTGTTCGAAAGCATAGAACAGATTAAGGAAAAATATAGCCATGATGATTTGTCAATCGAATTGGTATTCTTAAACAATGGTTATCAGTTTCTCACCAAAAAAGATTACCATGAAACGGTTAACCAGCTTCAGTTACATCGCTCAAAGAAAAAATTAAGTCAGGCTGCTATGGAAACGCTGGCCATTATTGCCTACCGACAGCCCATTACTAAGTTAGAAATTGAACAGATAAGAGGTGTAAATTCAGACTATTCAGTGCAACGCCTGCTAGAAAAAGAGCTCATCAGTATCGATGGAAAAGCAGAAACGCCCGGTCGACCTATTCTGTACAGCACCAGTACACTATTTATGGATTATTTTGGCTTAAACAACCTAAACCAGCTTCCTCAGTTAAAAGATATCGTAAAAGAAGAAAATGCTGTAGGAGAAAATGTGGAATAA
- a CDS encoding GNAT family N-acetyltransferase: MQVISVSNSSLKKDFLNTPKILYKNDKNWICPLDSEVENVFNPEKNTFFAHGKCTRWVLKDDAGKLIGRVAAFINEKKAYHYDQPTGGMGFFECIDDEKAAFLLFDTAKNWLTENGMKAMDGPINFGENDSFWGLLVEGFTPPSFGMNYNFPYYQKFFEKYGFVTEYEQLTNHINLTIPFPERFTKIANWVRNKPGYTFEYFSKANSSKYINDLMEIYNDGWQSFENFVPIKKETLEESFKSMEPIMDEHLIQFAYFNGEPASFVVLIPDANQMIKGFDGKLGLIEKIKFAYRRWVGVTRMRAIVMGTKPKFQKHGLESVLFIRLGEYVLPKNQYKELELSWVGDFNEQMIAIHKATGATFGKKHLTMRKIF, encoded by the coding sequence ATGCAAGTTATATCTGTAAGCAATTCATCATTAAAAAAAGACTTTCTAAACACCCCAAAAATCCTGTATAAAAACGATAAAAACTGGATCTGTCCATTGGATAGTGAAGTAGAAAATGTTTTTAATCCTGAAAAAAACACCTTTTTTGCGCATGGAAAATGTACCCGCTGGGTTTTAAAAGATGATGCAGGAAAACTGATCGGCCGTGTAGCAGCTTTTATAAATGAGAAAAAAGCTTACCATTACGACCAGCCAACCGGCGGGATGGGTTTTTTTGAATGTATTGATGATGAAAAAGCTGCCTTTCTTTTATTCGATACAGCTAAAAACTGGTTAACCGAAAATGGCATGAAAGCAATGGACGGTCCCATTAATTTTGGCGAAAATGATAGCTTCTGGGGCCTACTGGTTGAGGGCTTCACTCCCCCATCGTTTGGTATGAACTATAACTTTCCATACTATCAGAAATTTTTCGAGAAATATGGTTTTGTTACTGAATATGAGCAATTAACCAATCACATAAACCTTACTATTCCTTTTCCAGAGCGCTTTACCAAAATTGCCAACTGGGTAAGAAATAAACCAGGTTATACTTTCGAATATTTCAGCAAAGCCAATTCCAGTAAATACATTAATGATTTAATGGAAATTTACAATGATGGCTGGCAAAGTTTTGAAAACTTTGTTCCTATTAAAAAAGAAACCCTCGAAGAGAGTTTTAAAAGCATGGAACCCATTATGGACGAACATTTGATCCAGTTTGCCTACTTTAACGGCGAACCAGCATCATTTGTAGTGTTGATTCCTGATGCAAACCAGATGATAAAAGGTTTTGATGGAAAACTGGGTTTAATCGAAAAAATAAAGTTTGCTTACCGTCGCTGGGTGGGGGTTACGCGCATGCGCGCCATTGTTATGGGTACTAAACCTAAATTCCAGAAACACGGCTTAGAATCAGTTCTTTTTATCCGTTTGGGAGAATATGTATTGCCTAAAAATCAGTACAAAGAACTCGAATTGAGTTGGGTAGGCGATTTTAATGAACAGATGATTGCCATACATAAAGCTACAGGTGCAACCTTTGGCAAAAAACATTTGACGATGCGCAAGATATTTTAG
- a CDS encoding EamA family transporter, giving the protein MTNLNKKASPVMVYLAFAIVYIVWGSTYFFIQKALAGFPPFILGTVRFSIAGVLMLTWCKIKGEDIFNKKTIKIAAVSGILMLGLGNGIVIWVEQFIPSGLVAIMVASAAIWFVILDKSHWKENLSNKYIVSGLIIGFLGVVLLFGDQIRQSLDKPQSNLQIIGMVLLVFGPIAWAGGSLYSKYHPTTGSSVSVNTGWQMLMASLAFFPGSILKSEFKLLDWGNIPLDAWLSIVYLILFGSIAAFSAYVWLLKVRPATQVSTYAYVNPVVAVLLSLTFTNEVIGLTQVIGLVIILGSVLLINLPKYKSA; this is encoded by the coding sequence ATGACAAATTTAAATAAAAAGGCATCTCCGGTAATGGTTTACCTCGCATTTGCCATCGTATATATCGTATGGGGTTCTACCTATTTTTTTATCCAAAAAGCTTTGGCTGGGTTTCCGCCATTTATCTTGGGAACAGTCCGTTTTTCAATTGCGGGAGTTTTGATGTTAACTTGGTGCAAAATAAAAGGAGAGGACATTTTTAATAAAAAAACGATAAAAATTGCTGCGGTAAGTGGAATTTTAATGCTTGGCTTGGGGAATGGTATCGTAATTTGGGTAGAGCAGTTTATTCCGAGCGGTTTAGTGGCTATTATGGTGGCCTCGGCAGCAATATGGTTTGTTATTTTAGATAAATCACACTGGAAAGAAAATCTGAGTAATAAATATATCGTTTCAGGTTTGATCATCGGATTTCTAGGGGTTGTGCTCTTGTTTGGCGATCAGATTAGGCAGTCGCTTGATAAACCTCAAAGTAATCTACAGATTATTGGTATGGTACTGCTTGTTTTTGGGCCGATTGCCTGGGCTGGAGGATCGCTTTATTCAAAATATCATCCCACTACCGGTAGCTCGGTTTCTGTTAACACAGGCTGGCAGATGTTGATGGCCAGTTTGGCTTTCTTTCCAGGTAGTATTTTGAAATCAGAATTTAAATTACTCGATTGGGGAAACATACCGCTTGATGCTTGGTTATCTATCGTTTATCTTATTCTGTTTGGTTCAATTGCAGCGTTTAGTGCCTATGTGTGGTTGTTAAAAGTGCGTCCGGCTACACAGGTGAGTACTTATGCTTATGTAAACCCAGTAGTAGCAGTGTTATTAAGCTTAACATTCACCAATGAGGTAATTGGCCTTACCCAGGTGATCGGGCTGGTGATTATTTTGGGAAGTGTACTGTTGATTAATCTGCCGAAATATAAAAGCGCGTAG